In the genome of Syntrophorhabdales bacterium, one region contains:
- a CDS encoding 4Fe-4S binding protein, with product MTSLFSVNERCNGCLACVQNCPASALDYLDQGNQRKLLHNMSLCARCGNCWRICPQHAVEFGALLKGTWDEVVTMDL from the coding sequence ACGAGCGCTGCAACGGCTGTCTGGCTTGTGTGCAGAATTGTCCGGCAAGCGCTCTCGATTACCTGGACCAGGGTAATCAGAGAAAGCTCTTACACAACATGAGTCTCTGCGCCCGATGTGGCAATTGCTGGAGGATTTGCCCGCAGCATGCGGTTGAATTCGGAGCGCTTCTTAAAGGCACATGGGATGAAGTGGTCACCATGGATCTGG